In one Rubritalea squalenifaciens DSM 18772 genomic region, the following are encoded:
- the tnpB gene encoding IS66 family insertion sequence element accessory protein TnpB (TnpB, as the term is used for proteins encoded by IS66 family insertion elements, is considered an accessory protein, since TnpC, encoded by a neighboring gene, is a DDE family transposase.) has translation MLSFSGSLKVYLVTEPCDMRKSFNGLSALIEQKLRADPLSGAAFLFTNKKRSLIKILYWDGSGLWVMAKRLERGTFSWPKHTEGKTKIKLEPTALAMLTDGIQLRDGHKLPWYEKP, from the coding sequence ATGTTAAGTTTCAGCGGCAGCCTCAAGGTCTATCTGGTCACCGAACCCTGCGACATGCGCAAGAGCTTCAACGGGCTCAGCGCCCTCATCGAGCAGAAGCTCAGGGCGGATCCACTCAGTGGCGCGGCCTTCCTCTTTACCAATAAAAAGCGCAGCCTGATCAAGATCCTCTATTGGGACGGAAGTGGCCTCTGGGTCATGGCAAAGAGACTCGAAAGAGGCACTTTCAGCTGGCCGAAGCACACGGAGGGCAAAACGAAAATCAAACTCGAACCCACCGCCCTGGCCATGCTCACCGACGGCATCCAGCTGCGCGACGGTCACAAACTGCCATGGTATGAAAAACCCTGA